The Shewanella pealeana ATCC 700345 genome contains the following window.
CCCAGTTTCATCATAGGCGAGTCTTCATGTTGGCCAATTCTTTCTTGCGCTTGGTTTTGGCGATAGTCTGAATGTCCGCTTGTTTGAGAAACGGCCGCCATAGACGGCAAGATGCGCGGGCCCTTTGCGTAACCGTTATCGATACTCTTTTTAAGACCTAAGGTATTACCCGCGACGTCACGAACGGTAGTAAAGCCGCGCATTAACATCTCTTCTGAAATTCGTGCAGAGCGAATAGCCACCTCTTCACGGGTCATGGTGTCGATAACATTGAAAGGCGCCGACAGGGTGATATGAACGTGCGCATCAATAAGCCCTGGCATTACAGTGCCGCCTTTAGCATCGATAACTTGGTCTGCAACGGATTGATCTATCTCACCAATTTTAACGATTAAGTTATCTTCGATAAGAATTGAGACGTTCTCTATTAGCGCATTGTCTGTGCCGTTAAAAACATTCGCATTAATGATTAGCTTGTTCATGTTTAATTCCTCGGTAGCATTGCTTCACTAAGATGATTTCATCTAACTGATGAACAAATCTTACCAACAGCCCTCTCAAATAAATGGCCATTTAGTGACACTAACAATTAACTATGAACCTCTACAGCTCATCCCCTTTTCAACTCACGCTATACTCAGTTCAAAATCGTTCATATACTCAATAGGGTGATTTCTTTACGGTAATGATTTATGTGCGGCCGACTCAATATTATCGATGACATGTTTGTACAAGCGCTGATGCAAGACTTGCGAGTGAAGAACGCTGAGGAGATGCTGTTTGGACGCTTTAAAATGCCAACCAATGACATTAGCATCGTCCGCGAAATCGATGGTGAGCGCAGATTACAAACCGCCACTTGGTGGTTACTGCTTGAGACTTGCTATGAAGGCTTCAAGCCCTGCCATTACACCTCATTTAACACCCGCTTTGATAAACTGAACACGCCCAATAGCGCAGGCTTTAAGCCATTTAGAGAGAGTCGTTGTGTAGTTGTAGCCAGTGGCTTTGGTGAAACTGAGAAGCGTGGCAAAGAGGTGTATTATCATGATTTTATCGCCGAGAACTCAGCGATAGTATTTGGTGGTCTGTTTCGAGAATGGCAACATCCTAAGACGGGTGAAACCACCACATCCTGTTCCATCATCACCAATCCACCGCACCCAGATCTACTGCCTTATCACAGCAAGGCTAGCCCGATGATTTTGCCGCAAAATGATGAAGTGATTGATGCCTGGTTAAATCCTGCTAACCAGCAGATAGAGATGTTTGATGACTTACTCAAGCCAGCTTTGAGGCATGACTTTATGGTGCAGCAAATAAATAAGCCAAGCCAGTATCAACCTATTGGTCAAACTGCTCGGCTTATTCCTAACGACTATTATGTCTAGGCCTTAACTGAACGTCTAGTTAAGATAAGCACTTAAGGTGTCTTGCTGATCCAGTAAACTTTGATACAAGGTAAACTGGTTGGCGGCGCGCTCTAGGTTATGCCCAGCATGGTGAATTTGAAAATAGACATCGCCATTGAGGTGGTCGGTTAAGAATCTCACCCCTATCATCAAGCACATCACTCTAGCACCTAACCATAAACTCTTACGCTCATCATCATTAAGCACTGCACCTAGCTCACTTAGGTATCCTTTACAGATGGCGCCAAAAATCGACTCTCTCACCTGCACCTTATCTAGCGCGATCGAGTCTTCCTCTTCAGGGC
Protein-coding sequences here:
- a CDS encoding SOS response-associated peptidase family protein, whose product is MCGRLNIIDDMFVQALMQDLRVKNAEEMLFGRFKMPTNDISIVREIDGERRLQTATWWLLLETCYEGFKPCHYTSFNTRFDKLNTPNSAGFKPFRESRCVVVASGFGETEKRGKEVYYHDFIAENSAIVFGGLFREWQHPKTGETTTSCSIITNPPHPDLLPYHSKASPMILPQNDEVIDAWLNPANQQIEMFDDLLKPALRHDFMVQQINKPSQYQPIGQTARLIPNDYYV